The Zingiber officinale cultivar Zhangliang chromosome 2A, Zo_v1.1, whole genome shotgun sequence genomic sequence ttatttttaataataatcttactttctaaaaaataatttactgtttttaaaaaataatattaattttttaaatttaacatattaaataaaaaataaattgtaaATAAATAAACTAATATAAAATACAAGTCCAGACGGCTggaaaaaacatataaaaaattaaattattatcgtttaaaaaataaataattttattattaaaaaaaaaaatactctcaTGGTTTATTATTtacctcttttatttatttttaatttttaaatttatagggCTGACCCACCCTATCCCGGGGCCGGATCTTCTGGACCAGAAATCCCTGATCCCCTCCTGGATCACATTCCTCGTTTAAAACCCTCTCTCACGCACGAAGCACGTGCACGCGGCAACGCACAGAAAAACAAGTCCTAGCCTCTTCCTCTCGTCGCCTCCCTCCAGCGAGCCCTGTCCCCCCTCCCTCCGACGTTCCAGCCCCCGGCGGCCTCCCTCCCACGGCCTCCGGCGCCCGCGGCGAACTCCAGCGGTCTCAGCGTCGTCTCCCTCCCTCCTGCGCCCGCGGCGACCTCCAGCGGCCTCAGCGTCGCCTCCCTCCCTCCAGCGCCGCTTCAGCGACCTCCAGCGGCCACCTCCCCGCGACCTCCAGCCTTCGCGACGACCTCCAGCGGCCACCTCCCCGCGACCTCCAGCGTCCGCAACGACCTCCAGCGGCCCCCTCCCTGCGACCTCCCTCCCGCAACCTCCAACGACCTCCCTCTCGCTGCCTCCAGCGACCTACAGCCGCCTCCGTCCCGTGGCCTCCAGCGACTTCCCTCACCTCCAGCCGCCTCCCTCCCTCGATTAGGTAATAGTTGTTGAAAATTTCTCATATCAGTTAGTTGAAAACCTGAATTTTGTTTGCTTGGAACATTATTTAGTAGCATAACAATAATTCTATTTCTCCTCTTGAGATCCAAGTAAGTGtatctttccctttttttttttttgatgaatattCAATATCCTTAAGGCATTTAGTCTAGTAATACGGGTTCCATTTTGCCATCTCAGATACTTGTTCTCTTCCAACTGATGATGACAAATCACCATGCATGAATTAATTGGCTAATCCCTGTCCTTTTGATAAAAATAGTTAAATGCTTCCCATAAGTAATTTATTTTCAGGGGTTAAAAGATATGCTTGCACCGAACAGAGATTAAGTTAAGAAGCTGGATTACTAATTGATAGCTGGAATTTCAATACAAGGCCAATAAGATAGTCCAAAGATGAGAATCGTATAAACTATGCCTTTTAAACCTCAATGACATTAATGCATTCAAGTAATGAAATGAATCTGTTTTATTTAGTTCAATTTTAGTATTGGTTAAAGTGATTTATAATTTTGGAATCTGAGCGAGACAGATAGCTGATTCTGTTGATGTTTATTTATGTAATAATGCATATTTGGTAATTTTCATACATGCTTTATTCTACTGTGCTTTGCGTTGCTCGCGTGAGATGATTGCCTCTGATGATGGATCCAGGAGCTTGCTGCTTGCTGTTAATAGAAGGCTCACTGCactatcattccatatcagagaGTACTTTTGGGTTGACATGAAGAAGATCAATGAGATTTATCGCTACAAGACTGAAGAATACTCCCAAGGTGCTACTAACAAATCCAACATCTATCCGGAGCAAATTCCTAGTTGGCTAGTTGATTGGATTCCTGAAAAAGGTGGCTACTTGATCGGGAACCTTCAGCCAGCTCACATGGATTTCTGGTTCTTCTCACTGGGTAATCTATGGGCTATCACTTCATCTTTAACCACTCCGAGACAAGCCGAGGAGATTCTGAACCTGATAGAGAAAAAATGGGAGGATTTCATCTGGAATATACCTCTGAAGATATGTTATCCTGCGTTAGAATATGAAGAATGACACATAATTACTGGAAGTGATCCGAAAAATGCGTAAGTAAAAAACCCAACATAGCCTTCTGTTTAATGAGAGTCTCATCTTCATGGCTTAGAACTTGAATCAGTTTTCTATCATCTTTCACCAATATGATATATTGATGATGTTAGTGATATGAAATGCTACTAGTTATTCTAAAAGCAAAAGTAATAAGCCACCATAAACTCAAAAGTTCTCTTTGATGATTGTCATAATTGCTAAGTATCTCGATCTAACAACACTCGATAATTTGTGAATCACATTTCTGTCATTCTTTACTAATATGACAAATTGTTGATGTTAGTGATACCAAATATCACTTGTTATTCTAAAAGCATAGGTAACAAGTATCCATAAAAGTTACCTTTGATGATTGTTGTAGTTGCTTAGTTTCTTGATCTAATAACACTAGATATTTTGCCGGCATTGGTCATATCATAATGGTGGACCATGGCCTACCTTACTATGGCAGCTATTAAAGTGTTTATCGATAGTTCTCTAACACTCTATTACTTCCAATCGTGTTACTAAATGAGTTGCCTTTGTGATTTTCTAGTTCACATTGGCTTGCATCAAGATGGGCCGGCTTGAATTAGCTCGTAAAGCTGTCTCGGTAGCTGAGAAAAGGCTTTCGAACGATCAATGACCTGAATACTATGACACCCTGACCGCAAGATTCATCAGTAATCAATCACGATTGTATCAAACATGGACAATTGCTGGGTTTTTGGCATCAAAGTTGCTATCGGAGAATCCAGAAATGGCATCCATATTCATATTTGAGGAAGATATGGAACTACTGGAAGGCTGTGCCTACAGTCTGACAAATCATCCTCGTGCCAAATGCTCACAACGCGTTCCAAAAGCGCAGGTCCTCGTATAACTTATTGAAGATACGCAACCATTCTTTGATGCTTGTACTGtatataagaaaaaggaaaaccaTAGATGGAAGAGGGATCCACCTCCACACAACATTGTTTCCTCATTGAGGTATGCTCTTTTTTTTGTTGAGCTACCATGATGGTGACTGTGTATCAGTGATGTGTAAAAGATTTGGCCTTTGTAACAAAAAATATGTATGTTTTGATGACACATTGATtcatataacttttttttttttatgttcatgTTGATCCATGTTTTGTATAGAAAGGGATTTTTGTAATTAACACCCAGCAACCTTGAAAgaatatttattattttgtatGTAATCAAAATGCAAATTATGGTTTATAGCTCAGATAAGTTCTGTAGGTGATTCACAGAATAAATCAATGCAAATTTCATAATATGATCCTTATTAGCCGTCAAATTGCTAACTTAAGCTGAGTGCagtgcaaataaaaaaaaaaagagaggctCTTATGAAATGAAGTTTGGGCTTCATTGAATCATTGAAAGAAATAGAACAATGGGAAATGGAACACAATCTTAATGACTTGAATATCTTATTTGGGATTTCCAAGTAGAATGCTACAAGAAAATTCTTGGTGAAATAAATTACAAACTCAGATGAGTTAATTTCATATAAATTTGCTGTAAATAATTGATATACACTGTGCCTCAAGCATAAGCAGCACATGTATTaagaagaaaataatatttagggATGATCCAAGGACTTTTCCTTCAATATTTAGGCTTCACAATTAGTCTCATCATTCTCCATCACTAGATCAACATCCATTATATCTCGACAGCCAAAGAGCTAGCAGCTTGGGAGTAGGTCAGAGACCAAGCAACTGTTCTTGGTGCCCGTCCTGCATAtc encodes the following:
- the LOC122040126 gene encoding neutral/alkaline invertase 1, mitochondrial-like codes for the protein MIASDDGSRSLLLAVNRRLTALSFHIREYFWVDMKKINEIYRYKTEEYSQGATNKSNIYPEQIPSWLVDWIPEKGGYLIGNLQPAHMDFWFFSLGNLWAITSSLTTPRQAEEILNLIEKKWEDFIWNIPLKICYPALEYEE